The Cetobacterium somerae sequence TCTTGTGGAAAGTGTGCACCTTGTAGAATAGGAAATACTAGATTGTGGGAAATTTTAGATAGAATAACAAAAGGAGAGGGAAAGGAAGAGGATATAGGACTATTAAAAGAGCTATCTCAAACAATAAAAACAACTTCTCTTTGTGGACTAGGGCAAACTTCACCAAATCCAGTTTTATCTACAATAAATCAATTTTTAGATGAGTATTTAGAGCATATACATGATAAAAAATGTAGAGCTGGACAGTGTCAAGCTTTAAGAAGATATCTAATAAATGATAAATGTGTAGGATGTACAGCATGTGCAAGAGTATGTCCAGTTGCATGTATTGATGGAAAAGTTAAAGAGAGACATGTTATAGATCAAAGTAGATGTATAAAATGTGGTGCTTGTTATAATGCTTGTAAGTTTAGTGCAATAGATATAGCTTAGTGGAGGTAATTTATGAAAAATGTTATTGTTATAATAGATGGTAAAGAAATAGAAGCTTTAGCAGGAACAACAATATTAGAAGCAGCTAAAACAGCTGGAATAAAAATACCGAGCTTATGTTATATGAATATTCCAGAGATTGGATTTAAGAATGACTGTGCTTCTTGCAGAATATGTGTTGTTGAAGTTGTGGGAAGAAAAAATTTAGTTCCAGCCTGCGCAACACCAGTATCACCGGGAATGATAATAAATACGAATACTATGGAAGTTTTAGAAAAAAGAAGAAATGTACTAGAATTAATGTTATCAAATCATCCAACAGATTGTTTAATATGTGCTAAAAATGGTAAATGTGATTTACAGACTTTGGCAATGGAATTCGGAATAAGAGATATAAGATTTAAGGGGAAAATATTTGAATATAGAAGAGAAGTTTCTCCATCGATAGTTAGAGATTTAGATAAGTGTATAATGTGTCGAAGATGTGAGAATATGTGTAATAATATTCAAAAATGCCAAGTTTTATCAGCGGTTAATAGAGGATTTAAATCAGTTGTTTCAACAGCCTTTGAGTCAGATTTAGATAAAACTAACTGCACATTCTGTGGACAGTGTGTAGCTGTATGTCCAGTTGGAGCATTGTATGAAAAAGATTATACATGGGGGCTTATAAAAGATATTGCAAACCCAAGAAAAAGGGTTACAGTTCAGGTAGCACCTGCAGTAAGAGTTGCAATAGGTGAGGAATTTGGATATGAGCCAGGAACGGATGTGACTGGAAAGCTGGTAACAGCATTAAAAAAATTAGGTTTTGATGATGTGTTTGATACAGATTACGCAGCAGATTTAACTATAATGGAAGAAGCAGCCGAATTTAAACAAAGATTGGAAAAACATTTAAGTGGTGATAAGAGTGTAAAGCTTCCAATTTTAACATCATGTTGTCCAGCTTGGGTTAATTTTATTGAACATCATTATCCAGATATGTTAGATATACCATCTTCAGCAAAATCTCCACAACAGATGTTTGGAGCTGTATTAAAAAATATATGGGGACCAGCAAGAGGAATAAAAAGAGATGAAATAATAAATGTTTCAATAATGCCTTGTTTAGCAAAGAAATATGAATCATCAAGACCAGAGTTTGCAACTGATGGAATTCCAGATGTGGATTATTCAATATCTACAAGAGAATTAGCTCACCTATTAAAACAATCGAATATAGATTTAAGAAAACTAGATGAATCAGAATTTGATAATCCTCTAGGTTATTCGACAGGAGCAGCAGTCATTTTTGGTAGAACAGGTGGAGTTATAGAAGCAGCAACAAGAACATTATATGAGTGGGTAACAAATGAAACTTTAGAAGATGTAGATTTTAAAGCTATGAGAGGAATGGAAGGCATTAAAATAAGTGAGGTTAAGGTTGGAGATACTGTTGTAAAAATTGGAATAGCGAATGGACTATCTGCAGCACGAGATATTTTAGATAGAGTTAAAACCG is a genomic window containing:
- a CDS encoding NADH-dependent [FeFe] hydrogenase, group A6 yields the protein MKNVIVIIDGKEIEALAGTTILEAAKTAGIKIPSLCYMNIPEIGFKNDCASCRICVVEVVGRKNLVPACATPVSPGMIINTNTMEVLEKRRNVLELMLSNHPTDCLICAKNGKCDLQTLAMEFGIRDIRFKGKIFEYRREVSPSIVRDLDKCIMCRRCENMCNNIQKCQVLSAVNRGFKSVVSTAFESDLDKTNCTFCGQCVAVCPVGALYEKDYTWGLIKDIANPRKRVTVQVAPAVRVAIGEEFGYEPGTDVTGKLVTALKKLGFDDVFDTDYAADLTIMEEAAEFKQRLEKHLSGDKSVKLPILTSCCPAWVNFIEHHYPDMLDIPSSAKSPQQMFGAVLKNIWGPARGIKRDEIINVSIMPCLAKKYESSRPEFATDGIPDVDYSISTRELAHLLKQSNIDLRKLDESEFDNPLGYSTGAAVIFGRTGGVIEAATRTLYEWVTNETLEDVDFKAMRGMEGIKISEVKVGDTVVKIGIANGLSAARDILDRVKTGEEFFHAIEIMACKGGCVGGGGQPYHHGNFEKIVKRAEGLQSIDNGKTFRKSHENPYIQSLYEKYLEHPLSSEAHRILHTKYYSKKDLK